One window of the Gemmatimonadota bacterium genome contains the following:
- a CDS encoding glycosyl hydrolase, with amino-acid sequence MLPATTAAAQAPIPPAAVSGLPLRSIGPALMGGRIADVAVHPRDRHTWYVAAGSGGVWKTTNAGVTFTPIFDAQPSYSIGAVAIDPAHPEIVWVGTGENVSGRHVGWGDGVYKSRDAGHTWQRMGLPQSQHIGKILIDPRDGNTVLVAAEGPLWSAGGERGAYRTTDGGATWTAVLSIDEHTGVTDLEFDPSNPDVVYAASYQRRRHVWGLLAGGASSGIHKSTDNGRTWRRVSAGLPAGDKGKIGLAVTAADPRLVYATIEANAEERGFYRSRDRGESWEKRNSYISGGTGPHYYQEIEASPVNADLVYQMDVFLQVTRDGGATFTNLESGHDKHSDNHAMWIDPADGRHMLVGTDAGLYETFDEGKRFRHFPNIPASQFYKVALSDRAPFYDVLGGAQDMGTYIGPSRTMNQDGIRNQDWYVPLGADGYGVAFEPGDPDIAYMMEQEGFLFRRDRRNEELVTIQPRGRAGDPPERWNWDSPIMVSPHQPSRVYFGSQRIWRSDDRGDRWTAISPDLTLGQERYAQRFYGRTWSVDALHDNAAMSKYATTTSISESSVAAGTLVVGTDDGLVQVTSDGGATWTRAAALPGLPALSYVNDVETSVHDARTIFVAADNHKMGDFAPYLFTSSDLGRSWRSIAGDLPRGTIVWAVQQDHVRPELLFAGTEFGVYWTPNGGTNWHKLTGGMPTTAVRDIKLHRRDNDLVAATFGRGFYVLDDYTPLRAVAAGARADGGALLPVRDAWWFVPYQVAQAAGRPELGSDDFTAENTPFGALLTVYLTELPATARESRRAAEQAQRARGIDSPFPGYDRLRAEALESGPTVLVVVSDATGRRVRTLEVPARAGLHRIAWDLRGPSPEPVRLERPAFQPPWVGEPTGPLVAPGRYSAQLVLVSASGVRELGAAQGFEVKSVPNVRGNVDLVAAAAFQERVAELARRLAITESEIGQLHGELRRVRATLIATPRAAPALHAQLDSIMASLAGFERRLSGDPARARLNQSNERSISERVWTATSTFGTRLPATATQREQAELAEGELAAVAREWRAFVDGDVARLRAALEAAGAPWTPGRVGRVP; translated from the coding sequence ATGCTCCCGGCGACGACGGCTGCGGCGCAGGCGCCTATCCCGCCGGCCGCCGTCAGCGGTCTACCGCTCCGCAGCATCGGTCCGGCGCTCATGGGCGGTCGCATCGCCGATGTGGCGGTGCATCCGCGCGACCGGCACACCTGGTACGTGGCCGCGGGGTCAGGGGGTGTGTGGAAGACGACGAACGCGGGGGTGACCTTCACCCCCATCTTCGACGCGCAGCCGTCGTACTCGATCGGGGCGGTGGCGATCGATCCTGCCCACCCCGAGATCGTCTGGGTGGGGACCGGCGAGAACGTCAGCGGGCGCCACGTGGGGTGGGGCGATGGCGTGTACAAAAGCCGCGATGCCGGCCACACGTGGCAGCGCATGGGGCTCCCGCAGTCGCAGCACATCGGCAAGATCCTCATCGATCCGCGTGACGGCAACACGGTGCTCGTCGCCGCCGAGGGGCCGCTCTGGTCGGCCGGTGGTGAGCGCGGCGCGTATCGCACCACCGACGGCGGTGCCACGTGGACGGCGGTGCTGTCCATCGATGAACACACTGGCGTCACCGACCTGGAGTTCGATCCGTCCAATCCCGATGTCGTGTACGCCGCCTCGTACCAGCGGCGGCGCCACGTATGGGGATTGCTCGCCGGCGGCGCGAGCTCCGGCATCCACAAGTCCACCGACAACGGGCGCACCTGGCGGCGCGTGAGCGCCGGGCTCCCCGCCGGTGACAAGGGGAAGATCGGGCTCGCCGTCACCGCGGCCGATCCGCGCCTGGTGTACGCCACGATCGAGGCGAACGCCGAGGAGCGAGGCTTCTACCGCTCGCGCGACCGGGGTGAGAGCTGGGAGAAGCGCAACAGCTACATCTCGGGGGGAACGGGACCGCATTATTACCAGGAGATCGAGGCGTCGCCGGTGAACGCCGACCTCGTGTACCAGATGGATGTCTTCCTTCAGGTGACGCGCGACGGCGGTGCGACCTTCACCAACCTGGAGAGCGGGCACGACAAGCACAGCGACAACCACGCCATGTGGATCGACCCCGCCGATGGCCGCCACATGCTCGTCGGTACCGACGCCGGCCTCTACGAGACGTTCGACGAAGGGAAGCGCTTCCGTCACTTCCCGAACATTCCGGCGTCGCAGTTCTACAAGGTGGCGCTGAGTGACCGCGCCCCGTTCTACGACGTCCTCGGCGGCGCGCAGGACATGGGGACCTACATCGGCCCGTCGCGCACGATGAACCAGGACGGCATCCGCAACCAGGACTGGTACGTGCCGTTAGGTGCCGACGGCTACGGGGTGGCCTTCGAGCCCGGCGACCCCGACATCGCCTACATGATGGAGCAGGAAGGCTTCCTCTTCCGCCGCGACAGGCGCAACGAGGAGTTGGTGACGATCCAACCGCGCGGCAGGGCGGGCGACCCGCCCGAGCGCTGGAACTGGGACTCGCCCATCATGGTGAGCCCGCATCAGCCCTCGCGCGTCTACTTCGGGTCGCAGCGCATCTGGCGCAGCGATGACCGTGGCGACCGCTGGACGGCCATCAGCCCCGACCTCACGCTCGGCCAGGAGCGCTACGCGCAACGCTTCTACGGCCGCACCTGGAGCGTGGACGCGCTGCACGACAATGCGGCGATGTCGAAGTATGCGACGACGACGTCGATCAGCGAGTCGTCCGTTGCAGCTGGCACCCTTGTCGTCGGCACCGATGATGGGCTGGTGCAGGTGACGAGCGACGGCGGCGCGACCTGGACGCGCGCGGCGGCGCTCCCCGGCTTGCCAGCGCTCTCGTATGTGAACGATGTGGAGACGTCGGTGCACGATGCCCGCACGATTTTCGTGGCGGCCGACAACCACAAGATGGGCGACTTTGCGCCCTATCTGTTCACGAGCAGTGACTTGGGCCGTAGCTGGCGCTCGATTGCCGGCGACCTGCCCCGCGGCACGATCGTCTGGGCCGTGCAGCAGGATCACGTGCGCCCCGAGCTGCTCTTTGCGGGGACCGAGTTCGGCGTGTACTGGACGCCCAACGGCGGCACGAACTGGCACAAGCTGACCGGGGGGATGCCGACCACCGCGGTGCGCGACATCAAGCTGCATCGGCGCGACAACGATCTGGTCGCCGCGACGTTCGGGCGCGGCTTCTATGTGCTCGACGACTACACGCCGCTACGCGCGGTCGCCGCCGGCGCGCGCGCCGATGGCGGCGCGCTGCTTCCCGTGCGCGATGCGTGGTGGTTCGTCCCCTATCAGGTGGCGCAGGCCGCGGGACGCCCTGAGTTGGGGAGCGATGACTTCACCGCCGAGAACACGCCGTTTGGCGCGCTGCTCACCGTGTACCTGACGGAGCTGCCGGCTACGGCGCGCGAATCGCGGCGTGCGGCAGAGCAGGCGCAACGCGCGCGAGGGATCGACTCGCCCTTCCCCGGCTACGACCGGCTGCGCGCGGAGGCGCTGGAGTCGGGCCCCACGGTGCTCGTTGTGGTGAGCGATGCCACCGGGCGTCGGGTGCGCACGCTCGAGGTGCCGGCGCGCGCGGGGCTGCATCGCATCGCGTGGGATTTGCGGGGCCCAAGCCCCGAGCCGGTGCGGCTCGAGCGGCCGGCGTTCCAGCCCCCCTGGGTCGGGGAGCCCACGGGCCCGCTGGTGGCACCGGGGCGCTACTCGGCGCAGCTCGTGCTGGTGTCGGCGAGTGGGGTGCGCGAGCTGGGCGCGGCGCAGGGGTTCGAGGTGAAGTCGGTGCCTAACGTGCGCGGCAACGTGGACCTGGTGGCCGCCGCGGCGTTCCAGGAGCGCGTGGCCGAGCTGGCGCGACGACTCGCGATCACCGAGTCGGAGATTGGGCAACTGCACGGCGAACTGCGGCGCGTGCGGGCGACGCTGATCGCCACACCGCGCGCCGCACCGGCGTTGCACGCGCAGCTCGATTCGATCATGGCGTCGCTGGCCGGCTTCGAGCGCCGCCTGAGCGGCGACCCGGCGCGCGCGCGCCTCAACCAGTCGAACGAGCGGTCCATCTCGGAACGGGTGTGGACCGCGACGAGCACGTTCGGCACGCGGCTGCCGGCGACGGCGACACAGCGGGAGCAGGCGGAGCTGGCCGAGGGCGAGCTGGCCGCGGTTGCGCGCGAGTGGCGCGCCTTCGTGGATGGGGACGTCGCGCGGTTGCGTGCGGCGCTCGAGGCGGCGGGGGCGCCGTGGACGCCGGGGCGGGTGGGGCGCGTGCCGTGA
- a CDS encoding carboxylesterase family protein: MRRLVGFLMLCGVGNSLSPLRVAAQGVSVRYAPPVVRTKDGAVRGIVAASGVHVFRGIPFAAPPVGDLRWKAPQPTTKWSGTRAANRFAAQCMQRRVFDDMVFRNAGTSEDCLYLNVWVPPTGASTRRPVLVYFYGGGFSAGDGSEPRYDGERMAARGIVVVTMSYRLGIFGFLAHPELSAESPGKASGNYGLMDQWAALRWVRDNIAAFGGDPAQVTIAGESAGSFSVTAQMVSPRARGLFARAIGESGAFLTGAPLADAERQGATFGASLGATSLGDLRALSAMELLAATARPGTPGFWPIVDGWFITEAPTATFAAGRQARVPLLAGWNSEESSWRALLRTPPTSDSARAVFARVFGDKASEAARHYPIATDAEAMQSLTDLAGDQFIGHGTWKWLDEHARTGGQPVWRYFYARPRPTPTSGSNAPLPTGAVHSAEIEYAMGNLALNRAFAWTPDDHRVSATMQGYFANFITSGDPNGAGLPTWPPGAVDASGVARRMRIDVDSRSEDEPRGRYLLLDSVGFMRRR; encoded by the coding sequence ATGCGACGGCTTGTCGGATTCCTCATGCTCTGCGGGGTTGGCAACTCGCTGAGCCCTCTCCGTGTCGCGGCGCAGGGCGTGAGCGTACGGTACGCTCCGCCGGTAGTTCGCACGAAGGATGGTGCCGTGCGCGGCATCGTGGCCGCGAGCGGAGTCCACGTCTTCCGCGGGATTCCGTTCGCCGCGCCGCCCGTGGGCGATCTGCGCTGGAAGGCGCCGCAGCCGACGACCAAATGGAGTGGCACGCGCGCGGCCAATCGCTTCGCCGCACAGTGCATGCAGCGTCGCGTCTTCGACGACATGGTCTTCCGCAACGCGGGGACGAGCGAGGACTGCCTGTACCTCAACGTGTGGGTGCCACCGACAGGTGCAAGCACGCGCCGGCCGGTGCTGGTCTACTTCTATGGTGGCGGCTTCTCTGCCGGCGATGGCTCGGAACCGCGCTACGATGGCGAGCGCATGGCGGCGCGCGGCATCGTCGTCGTCACCATGAGCTACCGGCTTGGAATCTTCGGCTTCCTGGCACATCCCGAACTCTCGGCCGAGTCGCCGGGGAAGGCGTCGGGGAACTACGGGCTGATGGACCAGTGGGCCGCGCTCCGCTGGGTGCGCGACAACATCGCCGCCTTCGGGGGCGACCCGGCGCAGGTGACGATCGCGGGGGAATCGGCGGGCTCGTTCTCGGTGACCGCGCAGATGGTCTCGCCACGCGCACGCGGGCTCTTCGCGCGGGCGATCGGGGAGAGCGGGGCCTTCCTGACGGGGGCGCCGCTGGCCGACGCCGAGCGGCAGGGCGCGACGTTCGGCGCGTCGTTAGGTGCCACGTCGCTCGGCGACCTGCGCGCACTCTCGGCGATGGAGCTGCTGGCCGCAACGGCGCGACCGGGGACACCGGGGTTCTGGCCGATCGTCGATGGGTGGTTCATCACCGAGGCGCCCACGGCCACCTTCGCCGCGGGGCGGCAGGCGCGCGTCCCGCTCCTGGCCGGATGGAACTCGGAGGAATCGTCGTGGCGCGCGCTGCTGCGTACCCCGCCAACGAGCGACAGCGCGCGCGCCGTCTTCGCGCGCGTCTTCGGGGACAAGGCCAGCGAGGCGGCGCGGCACTACCCGATCGCCACGGATGCCGAGGCGATGCAGTCGCTGACTGATCTCGCGGGCGACCAGTTCATCGGTCACGGCACGTGGAAGTGGCTCGACGAGCACGCGCGCACCGGCGGCCAGCCGGTCTGGCGCTACTTCTATGCGCGCCCGCGCCCCACGCCGACGTCGGGGAGCAACGCCCCGCTCCCCACGGGGGCGGTGCATTCGGCCGAAATCGAGTACGCGATGGGGAACCTCGCGCTCAACCGCGCCTTTGCCTGGACGCCGGACGACCATCGGGTCTCGGCGACGATGCAGGGTTACTTCGCGAACTTCATCACGTCAGGCGACCCGAACGGCGCCGGGCTCCCGACGTGGCCGCCGGGGGCGGTGGACGCCAGCGGGGTGGCGCGGCGGATGCGAATCGACGTCGACAGTCGAAGCGAAGACGAGCCGCGGGGGCGCTACCTGCTGCTCGACAGCGTTGGATTCATGCGGCGCCGATAG
- a CDS encoding sigma-70 family RNA polymerase sigma factor → MPSAVSSHDAESFERLYRAHREQVFATCFRLCGDRVKAGEWMQDVFVRIWEQWDALDDPGNAGGWVHRVTLNTVFNVKRADRRRLSRVALADDFASALPEPSVGGASAFATPTPIRRIALDRAMETLTGRAREVFVLHDVEGLPTDEIAHLLHMAPSTVRVQLSRARARLREALST, encoded by the coding sequence ATGCCCTCCGCAGTCTCCTCACACGACGCCGAGTCGTTCGAACGCCTCTATCGGGCGCACCGGGAGCAGGTCTTCGCGACCTGCTTCCGGCTGTGCGGCGACCGCGTGAAGGCGGGCGAATGGATGCAGGACGTGTTCGTGCGCATCTGGGAGCAGTGGGATGCGCTCGACGATCCGGGGAACGCGGGCGGATGGGTGCACCGCGTCACGCTCAACACGGTTTTCAACGTGAAGCGGGCCGACCGGCGCAGGCTGTCGCGGGTCGCGCTCGCCGACGACTTCGCCTCCGCGCTCCCCGAGCCATCCGTGGGAGGTGCGTCGGCGTTCGCGACCCCGACACCGATACGCCGCATCGCGCTCGACCGTGCGATGGAGACCCTCACGGGCCGGGCGCGCGAGGTCTTCGTCCTGCACGACGTGGAAGGCCTTCCCACGGACGAAATCGCTCACCTCCTGCACATGGCGCCGAGCACGGTGCGGGTGCAGCTCTCCCGCGCGCGCGCGCGGCTTCGCGAGGCGCTCTCGACATGA
- a CDS encoding DUF2306 domain-containing protein, whose amino-acid sequence MSGYYLYRAIHYRFVVPDRLGPTLLNKQLWYATHLAAALPVIVGAPLQFIASLRSERPDLHRWLGRAYVVGASIAALTAIYLGAIVGEYEGSRLPLALLGGLWLFFTLAAWRCAVRRQFRAHRLFMIRSYGLALVLVWLRLMFDAQDWLFFYVTNADLRDATREWASWVVPLLLLELWLSWWPLLRATAKRETVPAEA is encoded by the coding sequence TTGAGCGGCTACTACCTCTATCGTGCCATCCACTATCGGTTCGTGGTACCGGACCGGCTCGGCCCGACGTTGCTCAACAAGCAACTGTGGTACGCGACCCATCTGGCTGCCGCGCTGCCCGTGATTGTCGGCGCGCCGTTGCAGTTCATTGCGTCGCTTCGATCGGAGCGCCCAGACTTACACCGATGGCTCGGTCGGGCGTACGTCGTCGGCGCGTCGATTGCCGCGCTGACGGCGATCTATCTTGGCGCGATCGTGGGCGAGTACGAAGGGTCGCGTCTTCCCCTCGCGCTGCTCGGCGGCCTGTGGCTGTTCTTCACGCTCGCGGCATGGCGTTGTGCCGTACGGAGGCAGTTCCGCGCGCACCGACTGTTCATGATTCGCAGCTATGGCCTCGCGCTGGTGCTCGTGTGGCTCCGTCTGATGTTCGACGCGCAGGATTGGCTGTTCTTCTATGTGACCAACGCCGACCTCCGCGACGCGACCCGGGAATGGGCAAGCTGGGTGGTACCACTCCTGTTGCTCGAACTGTGGCTGTCGTGGTGGCCCTTGCTCCGCGCCACTGCGAAACGCGAGACGGTGCCCGCCGAGGCCTGA
- a CDS encoding amidohydrolase family protein: protein MRWTRRWVQLCALAAALSGGATNARGQQLTAFQHVRLIDGRGGNVAESMTVVVRGHTIVAVGPSSTTRVPSGATVVPGRGRTLMPGLADMHVHLLGGWDGEHSDMLGFAGFLDALLYAGVTTAHDMGNVLPYVQQLKQEVSAGQLRGPRLFMVGALVDGVAPAWPPVSYALRSAEDAPGVVREMKRSRADHIKAYTGLDEAMVTALVRAATAESLRVVADLGPANGSDMGLRAGIAAYAHAGTELMADSTIAHMRARGVSTISTLAVHESFSERRLADLAFLRSPLLANVMPPAFVSALITYARRPLTPSDSARRRRLTTDFENAKRNILRLHQAGVPIVAGTDAPYPGVYYGEGLHRELELLVEAGLSPLDAIRSATSNAAEFMRDSTWGVIATGRRADLVLVEGRPDQTISDTRRVVAVMQAGRLLRRAQLTHAAQRRATGGT from the coding sequence ATGCGATGGACGCGGCGTTGGGTTCAACTCTGTGCCCTGGCGGCCGCGCTCAGCGGCGGCGCGACGAACGCGCGCGGGCAGCAGCTGACGGCCTTCCAGCATGTCCGCCTGATTGATGGGCGCGGCGGCAACGTCGCCGAGTCCATGACCGTCGTGGTCCGCGGGCACACGATCGTGGCCGTCGGCCCATCGTCCACGACGCGCGTACCGAGCGGCGCCACGGTCGTGCCGGGGCGCGGACGCACCCTCATGCCGGGGCTCGCCGACATGCATGTGCATCTGCTCGGCGGGTGGGACGGGGAGCACAGCGACATGCTCGGCTTCGCCGGCTTTCTGGATGCGCTGCTCTACGCCGGCGTCACGACGGCGCATGACATGGGCAATGTCCTCCCGTACGTGCAGCAGCTGAAGCAGGAGGTGAGCGCCGGACAGTTGCGCGGACCGCGATTGTTCATGGTGGGGGCACTCGTCGACGGTGTCGCGCCGGCGTGGCCTCCGGTGTCCTACGCCCTTCGATCCGCGGAGGACGCGCCCGGTGTGGTGCGCGAGATGAAGCGCAGCCGCGCGGACCATATCAAGGCGTACACAGGCCTCGATGAAGCCATGGTGACCGCGCTGGTGCGCGCCGCGACGGCGGAGTCGTTGCGGGTCGTCGCCGATCTTGGGCCGGCGAACGGATCTGACATGGGCCTGCGTGCGGGGATTGCCGCGTACGCGCATGCTGGCACCGAGCTCATGGCCGACTCGACCATCGCGCACATGCGCGCGCGGGGCGTGTCGACCATCTCGACGCTTGCGGTGCACGAGTCATTCAGCGAACGGCGCCTTGCCGATCTCGCGTTCTTGCGCTCGCCGCTGCTGGCCAACGTCATGCCGCCGGCGTTCGTGAGCGCGCTCATCACGTATGCGCGTCGCCCGCTCACACCGAGCGACTCGGCGCGGCGGCGGCGCCTCACCACCGATTTCGAGAACGCGAAGCGCAATATCCTGCGGTTGCATCAGGCCGGCGTGCCGATCGTCGCCGGTACGGACGCGCCGTATCCTGGCGTGTACTACGGGGAAGGGCTCCATCGCGAGCTCGAGTTGCTCGTGGAGGCGGGGCTCTCGCCGCTTGACGCAATCCGCAGCGCGACCAGCAATGCCGCGGAGTTCATGCGCGACAGCACATGGGGCGTCATTGCGACCGGTCGCCGCGCCGATCTCGTGCTCGTGGAGGGGAGACCGGATCAGACGATCTCCGATACCCGTCGCGTAGTGGCGGTGATGCAGGCAGGGCGTCTGCTGCGGCGAGCACAACTCACGCACGCGGCGCAGCGGCGCGCGACCGGCGGCACGTGA
- a CDS encoding carboxylesterase/lipase family protein: MNETEVGPLSRRNFLATMSAGALAVSSGTVAPWQRDPAPTATTDAGVVRGTLSPAGVAVFRGVPYAASTEGRNRFRPPAPVTPWTGVRDALEPGAIAPQNDDDRMGLFARYRQGEDCLNLNVWTPALDGAKRPVVVFMHGGGFATGAGSLGLYDGTILAKAHDVVVVTINYRLGILGFPPFQLHGSDVSSNLGVLDAMAALEWVQRNIAAFGGDPARVLQCGQSAGAMISAALGVIPDAAPLYQRAAPFSMQALVTLDRERQARFTHEVLAALGLGPKALPTLASLPFADLLRAQDVVRALGIAAIDPEDQMRWPFSFNHDDVTFRDDPATSIAKGRYRNVPTLIGATTEELLLSPAQERANPTARARLAQDGYLAALGTHIGAERAASIWSTYRAAYPDASELDVAGLMETDRLYRIPALRIAESLAPRHRSWSYAMAYRGTGPVFKGAHHAIDLPFWFGALRYPQVAAIFLGHEATPEETALSGAMQRTLVDFARDGRADWAPYDAIRRTTKRFDLAITVESDPQGATRKSWEGLVR; the protein is encoded by the coding sequence ATGAACGAAACCGAAGTGGGACCGCTGTCGCGTCGCAACTTCCTGGCGACGATGAGCGCGGGCGCGCTCGCGGTGTCGTCGGGAACCGTCGCGCCGTGGCAGCGCGATCCCGCCCCAACGGCGACGACCGACGCGGGGGTCGTGCGCGGCACGCTCTCGCCGGCGGGTGTCGCCGTCTTTCGGGGAGTTCCCTACGCGGCGAGCACCGAAGGGCGCAATCGCTTCCGTCCCCCGGCACCGGTGACGCCGTGGACCGGGGTGCGTGACGCGCTCGAGCCGGGGGCCATCGCGCCGCAGAACGACGACGACCGCATGGGGCTCTTCGCACGCTACCGGCAAGGCGAGGACTGCCTCAACCTCAACGTCTGGACTCCCGCGCTCGATGGCGCGAAGCGTCCCGTCGTCGTCTTCATGCACGGCGGCGGGTTCGCGACGGGGGCAGGGAGCCTCGGCCTCTACGACGGGACGATTCTCGCCAAGGCCCACGACGTCGTCGTGGTCACGATCAACTACCGGCTCGGCATCCTCGGCTTTCCCCCGTTCCAGCTCCACGGGAGCGACGTCTCGAGCAACCTCGGCGTGCTCGACGCGATGGCTGCGCTCGAGTGGGTGCAGCGCAACATCGCCGCCTTCGGCGGTGACCCCGCGCGCGTGCTGCAGTGCGGGCAGTCGGCCGGGGCGATGATCTCGGCCGCGCTCGGCGTGATCCCGGATGCGGCTCCACTGTATCAGCGGGCGGCGCCATTCAGCATGCAGGCACTGGTGACGCTCGACCGCGAACGGCAGGCCCGGTTCACCCATGAAGTCCTCGCCGCGTTAGGCCTCGGGCCAAAGGCACTGCCGACCCTTGCGAGCCTCCCCTTCGCCGACCTGCTGCGCGCCCAAGACGTCGTGCGCGCCCTGGGGATCGCCGCGATCGATCCCGAGGACCAGATGCGCTGGCCCTTCTCGTTCAACCACGACGACGTCACCTTTCGCGACGATCCGGCGACGTCGATCGCAAAGGGGCGGTACCGCAATGTCCCCACGCTCATCGGGGCGACCACCGAGGAGCTCCTGCTCTCGCCGGCGCAGGAGCGCGCCAACCCCACGGCGCGCGCGCGGCTGGCGCAGGACGGCTATCTCGCGGCGTTAGGCACGCACATCGGGGCGGAGCGCGCCGCGTCGATCTGGTCGACCTATCGCGCCGCGTATCCCGACGCATCCGAGCTCGACGTGGCTGGGCTCATGGAGACCGACCGCCTCTACCGCATTCCCGCGCTGCGCATCGCCGAGTCGCTGGCGCCCCGCCATCGGTCGTGGAGCTATGCGATGGCCTACCGGGGGACGGGTCCCGTCTTCAAGGGGGCACATCACGCGATTGACCTCCCCTTCTGGTTCGGCGCGCTGCGCTACCCGCAGGTCGCGGCCATCTTCCTCGGACACGAAGCCACGCCAGAGGAGACCGCGCTCTCGGGGGCGATGCAGCGCACCCTCGTCGACTTTGCACGTGACGGCCGCGCGGACTGGGCGCCGTACGACGCCATTCGACGCACGACCAAGCGCTTCGATCTCGCAATCACCGTGGAGTCCGATCCGCAGGGCGCAACCCGCAAGAGCTGGGAGGGGTTGGTGCGCTAG
- a CDS encoding S9 family peptidase gives MTTPRMRRSVARLLAASLLAALTTVAAEAHAQRPHPMRAADYLDLEQASDPQISPDGKQVVYTRGFIDKVKDEWTGALWIMNADGTKHRFLVEGSHPVWSPDGTRLAYVAMGENPKGPQLFVRWMDAEGATSQVTRVSEAPAAIRWAPDGKSIGFIMFVGSETPWNVELPPPPPNATWVAPPRVVDQLHYRLDRAGFARGGSRQLFTVPADGGTLHQVTMPPLGVGASYDGIAFGAGNWDWTPDGKTVVFEATTPSQADTMLHAGTIYAQRLAGGTPTRLSPSEGQWLKPVVSPDGKMIAYVGHGPTKMTMRTTSLWVMNLDGSNQREITPTLDRDPAMFGMGALLWAPDGSGLYFSPDDRGSKNVVFAPVSGGATRAITSGAHQVTLGNRSTTGTMIGTVTDVSRPLEVARITLTPKGADVARITDINADFVADKQLGTVEEVWYSSTGGTKVQGWIVKPPNYDASKKYPMLLEIHGGPQGMYGTNFDPMWHAFAGAGFVVLYTNPRGSTGYGNAFMTAIDKNYPGPDFDDLMAGVDTVVARGLVDPAQLYVSGCSGGGILTSWIITHTTRFAGAAVRCPITNWTSMAGGSDVPLFSHSFFNRPFWESPNEWLEKSPVFHAGKVKTPTLFMTGVLDLRTPIPQSEELYSALKLRGIPTTMLRFEGEWHGTESRPSNWMRTMLYMQSWFGRFGAKPVS, from the coding sequence ATGACTACTCCCCGCATGCGCCGCAGCGTCGCGCGGCTGCTGGCCGCGTCGCTCCTCGCGGCACTCACCACCGTTGCAGCTGAGGCACACGCGCAGCGCCCTCACCCGATGCGCGCCGCCGACTATCTCGACCTCGAGCAAGCCTCCGACCCGCAGATCTCGCCCGATGGTAAGCAGGTGGTCTACACGCGCGGCTTCATCGACAAGGTGAAGGACGAGTGGACCGGGGCGCTCTGGATCATGAACGCCGACGGGACGAAGCATCGCTTCCTCGTGGAGGGGTCGCACCCCGTCTGGTCGCCGGACGGAACGCGCCTGGCCTATGTGGCGATGGGAGAGAACCCCAAGGGGCCGCAGCTCTTCGTGCGGTGGATGGACGCCGAGGGGGCGACGAGCCAGGTGACGCGCGTGAGCGAGGCGCCGGCGGCGATCCGTTGGGCCCCCGACGGGAAGTCGATCGGCTTCATCATGTTCGTCGGGAGCGAGACGCCGTGGAACGTCGAGCTTCCGCCCCCACCGCCTAACGCCACGTGGGTGGCGCCACCGCGCGTGGTGGACCAGCTGCACTATCGCCTCGATCGCGCCGGCTTTGCGCGCGGCGGGAGCCGGCAGCTCTTCACCGTGCCGGCCGACGGTGGGACGCTGCACCAGGTGACGATGCCGCCGTTAGGCGTGGGGGCGAGCTACGACGGGATCGCCTTCGGCGCCGGCAACTGGGACTGGACCCCCGACGGGAAGACGGTGGTGTTCGAGGCGACGACGCCGAGCCAGGCCGACACGATGCTGCACGCGGGGACGATCTATGCGCAGCGCCTGGCAGGGGGGACGCCGACGCGCCTGTCGCCGTCGGAGGGGCAGTGGCTCAAGCCGGTCGTCTCGCCCGATGGCAAGATGATCGCGTACGTCGGGCACGGGCCCACGAAGATGACGATGCGCACCACGTCGCTCTGGGTGATGAACCTCGACGGCTCCAACCAGCGTGAGATCACCCCGACGCTCGACCGGGACCCGGCGATGTTCGGGATGGGGGCGCTGCTCTGGGCGCCGGACGGGAGCGGGCTGTACTTCTCCCCCGACGACCGCGGGAGCAAGAACGTGGTCTTTGCGCCGGTGAGCGGCGGTGCCACGCGCGCCATCACGAGCGGGGCCCACCAGGTCACGTTAGGCAACCGGAGCACGACCGGGACGATGATCGGGACCGTGACCGACGTGTCGCGCCCGCTGGAAGTCGCCCGCATCACGCTGACGCCAAAGGGGGCCGACGTCGCGCGCATCACCGACATCAACGCCGACTTCGTCGCCGACAAGCAACTCGGCACGGTCGAAGAGGTGTGGTACAGCTCGACCGGCGGGACGAAGGTGCAGGGGTGGATCGTGAAGCCTCCCAACTACGATGCGTCGAAGAAGTACCCGATGCTTCTCGAGATCCACGGCGGGCCGCAGGGGATGTATGGCACCAACTTCGACCCCATGTGGCACGCCTTCGCCGGCGCCGGCTTCGTGGTGCTGTACACCAACCCGCGCGGCTCCACCGGCTACGGCAACGCCTTCATGACGGCGATCGACAAGAACTACCCCGGGCCCGACTTCGACGACCTCATGGCGGGGGTCGATACGGTGGTGGCGCGCGGCCTCGTCGACCCGGCGCAGCTCTACGTGTCAGGGTGCAGCGGCGGCGGAATCCTCACGAGTTGGATCATCACCCACACCACGCGCTTTGCCGGCGCCGCGGTGCGCTGCCCGATCACCAACTGGACGAGCATGGCGGGGGGATCGGACGTGCCGCTCTTCTCGCACTCGTTCTTCAACCGCCCGTTCTGGGAGTCGCCGAACGAGTGGCTGGAGAAGTCGCCGGTCTTTCACGCCGGGAAGGTGAAGACGCCGACGCTGTTCATGACCGGGGTGCTCGACCTGCGCACGCCGATCCCGCAGTCCGAAGAGCTCTACTCGGCGCTCAAGCTGCGCGGGATCCCGACGACGATGCTGCGCTTCGAGGGGGAGTGGCACGGCACCGAGTCGCGCCCGTCCAACTGGATGCGCACGATGCTCTACATGCAGAGCTGGTTCGGGCGGTTCGGGGCGAAGCCGGTGTCGTGA